The genomic region GCACTGAGGTCATCAACTCCAGGAGACTTGACCTTTGCTAAGAAAGTGAGCACAGTTTCACTAAAACAAGCTTTGTCCTTCTGGTGtttcattttcataacaaaTGCATCTGTCTATATTTTCAGTGTGCTGATTTGCACAGCTATATCCGCCCTCTGCTGGCGCTTCTACAGGGATTAAAGACTGGACGGTTTGACAAAGGTTTGTGGATTAATTACACCAAATATTGCTGTGTAATAAACCAACTTGTCTGACATTCTGATCTATGTTCATAGGCTTAACCAGCTTCCAGCAGAGTGTTGCCATCGACAGATTACAGCGGATTCTTGGGATCTTGCAGAAACCTGaaatggggtaaaaaaaaaaaaaaagtgcttctaAATTAAACAACTCCAGCAAATATGTCATTATTGCCATTACTAATAATTTTGACATTGATTTGTGTTGCAGTGAGAAATACCTCCAGAATCTGCTGCAGATAGAGATGCTGCTCAAAGTGTGGTTCCCTCAGGAGTCATTCAAGTCCAAGGCTAAATCCAAGCAGACCAGCACTGCCTCACTCGCTTTACATCGGAAGAAAAATCAGCTCCACATGCCGGTCAAGGTGAGAATCAAATGACATTAATACAGGCTGGTGCCTTTAGAAATAATGGGGAAAGTTTACTGATGTTAAGGAACATCAGTAAACTTTTTCCAATGTTGACATTCTGTAAACTTCACCATGTTGTATTTGGGTTTCATATGATTGACTaagtctgtcacaataaaccaTAAATCAATTGATCGCatgagaaattaaaagaagTGCTATAATTACCATTTGCATTCTTGTTTGCGTAGTTTGCTTAATTCtggtctttaaaataattgaaaagctgccattttgaaaaaattttacaaatatttgataacCAGTAtaacttctttttattttacgaAAGTCCTTACTAGCAGCTTTGTTTGTCtgagctttattattattatggtttgaagggcaattttatatacagagacttcataatccattttgtttattgtggatatttaaaatgtcttagaggttccaatgttgtaaattaaagtttattcacCTCTAAGTGGGTGTAATGCCTTTAtcattacatttgttaaaaatggtcaaaaatgacaatattatcattattgCAGTAATTTCTCATCCTGACAGGCCTGTgactgaccaacacaaagtaatgaataaatgcaaagtagatgcaaaataataaacagttttttaaaccaatgaaattgaaaaatgttggcAAGTTTGTTACCAGCTTTTCTCTGGTAACGAAATAAATTTCAGTTCATGTCTTTCATGTCTCTAATTTCATCTGAGTATAAATCCagatattcttttaaaataactttaggGAATTATGAAGACCAACAACAATCATATCAATGATAAGGCTGTGGAGAAGCATGGTGAGGTTGCACAAAATAGACGTTTGTGTAGTGGAGAATTAACACAACCCATCACTCTGAGCACAACGTCCTCATActgaaacatagtggtggcagtatcatgctccAAGGATGTGTTCCTTCTGCACAGCCAGGAAAGCCTCTTGGAGTTATTGGGAAGATGGGTGGAACTAAATAAAGGGTAattttggaagaaaatctgcaaaaaactGACACTGGAGATGGTGTCTTTATCGTTCGAAGGACGATAAAGGCATGGTGATGGCCGCAAATACAGATGTATGCCTAAAATCATGTATTctgtattttgaaaaccatgtgtctttttctttcaactttctGATTATTCACAACTTTGTGGTGGTctattacagaaaacaaaaatacattcatgtttgtaattataactttaaaatgtgaaaagatataaggagtatgaatactttattgtcattttatattAAGAACAGTTTATTAAACAGAGATCACCTTTAGGGGGAAACAAATTATGTTTACCTATATCCCGTTCATACATCTGTTATCCGTGATGTGGTGTTTTTGTAATTCAAGCATGTTGTTTCCtccaagacttttttttacagtagcaACATTTGGTtctattttttcctctccagaagaGAAAGCTGAGCTGGTCAGACCCCGATGTTGCTGACAGACTCCCGGCGAAGCAAAGCCACCGTCAACACAGTGAACACGAGAGGTGCCACGCTACCGCTTCACTCGACACCGCTTCGACATGTCTTCCTCTATCTCCAGAAAATCAGATCACGTCAGAGGAGAAAACTGCTGACACAGAAGTGGATAACTGCTCAGCAGGGCAAAGGTTTACAGACAGCACTGGCCCTTTAAGCAGGGCTTATATATGCAGCAGGAGAGAAAGCGAGAACCCGAAGCTTACTGAGGTCTTTCTGCCCTCCTCGTGCCGCAGCCCAGCTACGCAGGACTGCTTGGTATCTTCAAGCAACAGCGTTCCTACGACTGACTCACCTTAACTGGCTGAGGCTGACCTTGCTATCACATGGAGGTACCTCAGCTGGAGGGCGGACCGAATTACATAAGTATAAGGCTTGGCGTGAAGCCAGTCTGCCATGCCTGCAAGGCACATTAAAccagaggaggtggaggaagataCTTATTAACCCCTGACTCTCTGGGTTTCTTTTCCTAAAGTGACTgtgttatattatttttattaggaGCTGTTGTTGTTTGCAGGAACGTAATGTTTTTCTATGAAACTAAGTTGAAGGAgcttggatttttttaatatatatatttcttgtgTGTTAAAGccgtttttactgtttttatatttttttcataatatatGACAGCCTGAAAAGTAGCAGCACATCATTCCAAAAATAATACCAATAATGAtttgattattattgttattattttagaacTACTGTTTGTAGGAAGGTGATGCTTTGTGGAGAACTGAGTTAAAATAGCttagaaatatttgatatttcttGTGcaataaagcagatttttactgttttgtacttttacatattttaaggCAGCCCAAAAAGTAATgacaaatgattttttaaaaatgataataaaagtaTTAGACGGGGGATAACACTGTCTAATACCACATACCGTTAGTATTTTTTACTGTGTCCTGCAGTAGTTTAATGAGCCTCATTGCTGATTTCTGGCAAactataagtaaaaaaaaaaattttgcagCTTCCTTGGATTTTTAAGAGAATTTTACTGCATTGATATTACATTTACAAGAAGACAAGTTCTCTTCATTCACATCGCCTTCAAAAGCTGATCTTTCTGACTATTTGACATATAGTTTTCTTTAAGTGACTTGGAGACACTCCAAAATTGAAAAGGATCTTCCTTTGCCCATTTTCTGCTTCCAGCTACGATTAAGTTACTTTCCGATAGATTTTGTCATCTTGCTGACTTACATTAATTATCTCACACTGTCGAGCGTTTTTACAGATGAAACTAAATGATGTAGGAAAGACGTGCAACTTCTGCCAAGATGTGccaaacaaagacatttttgcattttcaaattGTAAATGGCTTATAATGAtgtcacaaatatttttatttattttatttttgtttctccacttactatgaaaaggaaaagggtttatctgcaaaaacacttgagcaaaaaagaaaataaatactgagCTGAATTTGATTCTGCATATTGTGCTATTTATCTTGTGAGTTGCCACCTTTTGCTTTTAGTGGAAATATGTTGCAGTGGAAATTTGTAGCAAACAACTTAACATATTTATGCCTGTGTGCATCTGAGTTTGTGTATCTGCACTTTGGATGAAAATGAGGAAATGTTACACGTCTGTGAACATCAACAAAGTTGTGAGATTATTTATAAAAGCATTACTTGATATTTTTAATTCCATCGGCTGGTTTGTGTTACACCTTAGAGGTACTTGTATTATAAACGTGTATCCTTGTGCAGGGAAACATTTGAAGAATAGTAGTATAATATATACTAAAACTAAGCATGATGCGGAAGTAAAAACCAACTGCTGTGCCTCATTTTGACGGATTTATCACTctattatttcataaaattggCAACACTGTAAGTGCAATAAGAAATGTGGTAAAGATGAAAGGAACTGAACCATTTCCATTTATGAACtcattgtttttacttttttaaaaacattttagtgaaatTTTATTCATGTTGCATGCCGTCTCTGATGGTTTGTCATCGTCAGAGCCTTACATATAAACACAAATCACAGTGGAAATTATactacaaagaaaaatcaagtgcataattttataaataatttttttaaaaaaccatgTCACTGCAAACCAGATGTGCTTTTTGTGCAGGTGTTTCTCAGGCTTCATCATTTTGGATAATTCAATGTTACTTCATGTAGAAACAGTAAGCACAAGGCAGAGAACAAAATGTGTACAATGAAActtagtgtttttgttgttaaacgGAAATATATGACTATttgtgaaataagacaaaagttctctctttgcagttgtatgttttaaaaaaaagtccagttgtttttttgtagaggccatttctttgttttttgtaaatcatATTGTCCTTACTGGTGAGTGCTTGAAAAATCTTTTTGGATATTAAAAGACTGAAATGATTTATCAACTCCATTTTCTGGTTAAGAGTTTTTCATGAAACACCATGGATTGCAAGATTATTTATACACTCTGAAGTTTTCCACATTACAGAAACAGACTTTAGtttcaacacaaaataatacatttgaaGTTGAAGGAATGTGGTATATGGgcttaaatcttttctattagatttaatagaaaacagttggctgttcatttgttttctgatcTCTTCATCGCTCAATAGCTTGCTGATGTTATTGCTGAAACTCCTTACGTATTTCAGCTACACTCCCGACTTGTTCCcataaagcagaagaaaaacattggtTGCGACGTCCGTTTTCCAAACTCATATCTATGCGTGAAGCGTCTAAAACTACtttgaaatgtatatattttagcaCCATTGCAAGAAATAAAGACATTAGGCATGATTTAGGCATTTTACATGGTACTATTTTGgcgcagaaaaagaaaaaatagtcCTGCGTTATAAATAAAACGCAGGAGGTGGGGCTCCATATTTCATATTACATTCCTATACACCAGGGGGCGCAACAGGCACAGCGTGTTTCGGAAATGTTCGACCGCGTACCAGGATGTCACAAGGCGCTAAGTTTTAAccataaatgttaaatgatttgACAAATTATCTCTGGGAAAGAATCTCACTTTGGATAACTTTTAAACGGGAAAAGAGGATTAAAAAGAACTAAGCcgaattttaattttgtatgaAATTACAGCAGGAGGCTGCCGAGCGGCTTTTGAACGCGATGCTGTTTGTGTAAGGTTGAGCTAGCATGCTAAGCTAAGTGCTAGCCCAAGCTAAGTTAATGTTGGAGTGATAGAGATTGGCTTCTGTGGACATGGCAGCGGGAACAGGAGGATCTTTGGAAGCCTCGCTGGACAAGAGGTTCAGAGGTCTGAGCAACACGATGGACTCCATCCAGGGACTGTCAACATGGTGCATAGACAACAAGAAGTACCACAGCCTCATTGTGCGCCAGTGGATGAAGTGTTTGAGGAAATGTGAGTAGCTTTACCACCTACCTGAAGCCCACTTTACCTGATCGGAACTAGTTTTATTAATGTAACGATTGCAATGTGTAAAGCTTAGGCTGAAGTTTGCATCTGCTTTTAGGTTTACTTCAGGAAATGGCTATTTTACCGCTTTTAAAGAGTTACTAGCATTCGTCAGTTCTTGTTTAAAGTCCAAGTTACTTACACTAGGTTTCTACAGTCTCAAACTtcattaggttttttttttctggtcagaATCATTTTGAAAGGAGAAAATGCATAAGGCAAGTTGATTTTCAATAACAAGGCAATTTAAATTGCTTTTcaagatgtaaacaaaacatccgacaaacaagcaaaaacattaCACTGCAGTGATATAACGGGAAAGTTGGAATAGagactaaaataaatgatgttCCATCTATTATTAAGGCGACATgagtttttagccttgatttagaAGAACTCGGTGTTTcaacagttttgcagttttctggaagtctgttccagattagtggaggatagaaactgaatgctgcttctccatgtttgtttcgGATCTCGGGGATGCaaagcagaccagaaccagaagacttgAGTTTCTGGAAGCTGAAGATAGCAggtctttaatgtgttttggcGCTAAGCCAGTCAGAGATTTATAAataactgtatttaaaaaattttgtcTTTCAGACCAAACTGTAAGATGTGTACAGAAAGGATTTGTCTAATTGTTGACCAACTTACCTGtttgtccatccatctttccatccacTAATCCATTTTTCCATCTATCCACTCCTCACCTCATCGGGACAGTGTCCAGTTCCTGTCACATTACTAGAAAGAAGGAAAGTTTAGACACTTATTCTCTTATTTATACATCTGTCCTGTGAACGTTTTCCACTTTTGCCCAGCATTACCTGGCGGTTTAGATAATCTCTGGGATGATCCAATCCAAACCTCCAAAGCCACTATGACGTGaggatttttgaaaataaatcatccatgtaaaaaatatgtgttCAGTCAGACTGTGCGCTAGTGGTGAGAACCAGGTTGCACCGCTCTAatccataaaaatgtaatgttaattTTCCTTAGAGTGCATATAGTGTTTTTCATGCAAgactttgcaaatgttttaaattatgtctAATAATTTTAGAATCTCAGGATGTCTTCTGGAGTAGCTCTATGTAAGAGGGTGTACACAAGACAATTGTATGTTTTGGACAATTATTGCTTGCAACTTGCTACAACAACACAGATTGTTCCAATTTCCAAGCAGAAATTTTAAAGATCCATTTTGCTTCTTTATGATATGCTGAAATGTTTACTGTAATTTTGGTAGATGAGGTTTATTGagtttgttattgttattatcttTTACTACGGGGTTGTTAAATGGTTTTCTGATTGAtgagtttattattattgatgagTTGTGAAGTGAAccattgttgatttatttttgaggaAGACCTTTTTAGTGGTAGTATGTTGGGACTCTGGTTGCTTTTAcagcataaacattttaaaatcaggtttgttttgttggagcttttgaaaatagttttgaCAAGAACAATTCATTTGGGTTTTGTATAATTAGGAGTCAGTGCACAGTAAAAGTTGTAAAAGCTTTCAGAGAGTAGAGAGGACATTTTGATGATAAAAGCAACAGCGGGGAAATATTGCTCGATGGTAACCATCActtactaaaaacaaacatatccTCTCATTTTCTAGGACATTTTCACTCAAATGTCCCTGAAAAGTAGGGACATTTGAGTGAATGGAAAAGAATAAATTCCCATTAACCTGTCAAGATGCTTTTTAATGTGAAAGTGGTCAATTATGATTCTATAAAACTACTGACCGGTGAGGTTATTTTAGTAAGCGAGACTGTAAGATGATAAATACTTTCGAAAGATGAATACGTTTCAGGAAATGGCTTTTTGATAAAGTTTGTTAAGTTGAGGAATAGCAGAATGCAAAGCAATGCATTCAGAATGCATTCAGAATGCATAGCAATTACAGATTACACTAAATTAGCCATTGATTTATCATACTTTGGCTTTTGTTatcaatatttaatgaaaaaaagaaaaaaatttctgtCTGTAAAATACATTCTGTGGctttatatttctgctttttacttgttttcat from Xiphophorus couchianus chromosome 13, X_couchianus-1.0, whole genome shotgun sequence harbors:
- the ciarta gene encoding circadian associated repressor of transcription a — its product is MNSLGKSSKWPSYDSLPSTSSFPPSEDEADIFSEGEGDGVLKSSLNSKFNGDQCELYPEEAKHLSPEAAALRSSTPGDLTFAKKCADLHSYIRPLLALLQGLKTGRFDKGLTSFQQSVAIDRLQRILGILQKPEMGEKYLQNLLQIEMLLKVWFPQESFKSKAKSKQTSTASLALHRKKNQLHMPVKKRKLSWSDPDVADRLPAKQSHRQHSEHERCHATASLDTASTCLPLSPENQITSEEKTADTEVDNCSAGQRFTDSTGPLSRAYICSRRESENPKLTEVFLPSSCRSPATQDCLVSSSNSVPTTDSP